The Nicotiana sylvestris chromosome 6, ASM39365v2, whole genome shotgun sequence genomic sequence AAACAGATTTAACTTAATTGTATTATGGAAATTTGTCTCGATGTATATAAATCTTCACTGTAGAATTAGGGACGAATATCACGACATGCAAATAAGCCATTTTCATGTTTCTGTATGGCCACTCTGTCTGTCGAAATTGGGGCTGTTGTAGGATTTGTCTCATGGCCAAAATTGGGCTTGTGGGAAATTTTTGACTGCTGTTGTGCAAAATTGGTCTTGTAGCTGAAACTTTGGGAAATGTGAGTTCAACCATTAGAGAAACATGCCTTTTTGTTGGTGCATAGTTGTACAGTTTTTTAGCTTCCAGGATTGTTCTCCTTATTAAGCATGGCATACCTTTGAAGCTTGGTGGTGCTACTACAGCAATTGAAGAATACTTGGAGATTGTTATCACCTATCATGTTCCCAACATCAATGAGAAGTGTTAATTGTTCTCTTTGACTTATGCATCCTTCTTGGTGATTTTCTTTTCTTGTCTAAGCAAGTTTCATTGTATTAAAGAGCTTCTCAGAGAATTAGTTGCTTGAAACTGAGGTGCCTTGATTTATCCTAGAAAAGTATCAATAATTTGATGTGTCTGCTTCTATCTTTACTAATTTTTAATAAATGTTGATGTTCTGTCAATCTTTTCAGGTTCTTGATATCTTGGAGTTGTATAGACGTATATATGAAGAATTCTTAGCTGTTCCAGTGAGTAAGGGAAAGAAAAGTGAGCTTGAGAAGTTTGCTGGTGGACTCTATACGACTACAGTAGAAGTATACAAGTTACTTCTTTCAGAGACGTTATTTTGGCAATTCCTTTTATTGCTGGTGAACTTGTTCTTATTTATCATTCTTTTACATGGTTCACGGTTTTGTTTCCTAGGCTTTTATCCCTAATACTGGCCGTGGTATCCAAGGTGCAACTTCACACTGTTTAGGCCAGAATTTTGCAAAAATGTTTGAGATAAACTTTGAAAACGAGAAGGGAGAGAAGGCTATGGTCTGGCAGAATTCATGGGCCTATACTACCAGAACGGTGGGTATTCCATGCCATTGAAAAATTCTGTATTGTGCAGTTGGTAATTCAGATGTCAATCTGACTCTCCCTTCTTTTATCTGATATACAGATTGGGGTGATGATCATGGTTCATGGAGATGATAAAGGCCTGGTCTTACCTCCTAAAGTTGCAGCAACACAAGTAATTGTTATTCCTGTGCCATACAAGGATGCTAATACTCAAGGGATCTTTGACGCCTGTGCTGCCACTGTCAAAAACTTGAACGAATCAGGTATTCGTGCTGAGGCAGACTACAGAGACAACTACTCACCTGGCTGGAAATATTCTCACTGGGAAATGAAAGGGGTTCCTCTTAGGATTGAAATAGGACCAAAAGATCTTGCAAATAATCAGGTATGGATGATATTTTGCTCTCCGCTGTGTCAGTTGTTCATGAAAGGAAAAAGTAGAAATGTTGTGTGCTACTGGTGTTAATTGCTTGTTTTCTGAAAGCAGCCAAGTAAAATGCGGTTTTTATTTTATTGGTTTTTTATCCAAAGCTCTGAAATAACTTTCCCAGGTACGAGCTGTTCGACGTGACAATGGAGCCAAAACTGATATTCCTGTGGCCAATTTAGCCGAACAAGTAAAAGATGTGCTCGCCTCTATCCAACAAAATCTATTTGATGTTGCAAAACAAAAGCGGGATGCTTGTGTTCAGGTTGTCAAGACCTGGGATGAATTTGCTGAAGCACTAAGCCAAAAGAAATTGATCTTGGCTCCTTGGTGTGATGAGGAGGTAAAATCATATCAAACTTGTTGCATATGAGATGaatcttttaatttcttcttcaacgtCGGGCCGGGAAAACAGAGGGAGTTTCACATGGTTTGTCTCTGCATCAGAAGTTTGATCTGGAACTGCGATATATTGGTCCGGGAAATCAGTAGATAATTGGTCATGATCGAACTCCATTGAACCTCTAGATAGATTATATCAAATTAAATCTAGAAATAACTTGAGATTCATGATCCCTATCTAAAAGATTGTTATAAACAGACTTAGTACCAATGCTTTACTGGTCAGATCTGATCACTAGTTTTCCTTGCAGATGGTCTCACGGGTTTAAAACTCATTAAGCTCTAACTAGAGTTACACCTTAACCATCTTCAAGAAACTCACTTCCATTTTCCAGAAAAATTAATGAAGCATAGATGCTCCTATGTCTAGTTTGGACAAATCACGTGCTCACTTTTATGAAAAAGGAAAAGATTGTATCCTTGTTGCAGTTAGTGTTTTCCCTGAGCTAGTGAATAGACTATTTTGGGTACACTGTTAAAACTGCCACCTCCTTTTCCCAGccaaaaaatgatgaaaatgtGGAAGAACTTTAAACTAAGAAATCCTTCTATAGCACTTTGTTTCATGGTGCGTGCAGCTTCTCCCTCTCTTGTGATAATAATATTAATTTGCATAGTGAGTCTGTTATTCCCGACGCACATTCATCTGAAATTGAGGTGATCAATTTGTTTCCAGCTAGTTCATCATTTCTTGTTCGCATTCGTTTCACATGAACTCTGCTATTTTCTAATAGGATGTCGAGAAAGACGTGAAGGCACGGACAAAAGGGGAGATGGGTGCAGCGAAGACTCTCTGTTCACCATTTGACCAGCCTGAGCTGCCTGAAGGTACTATTTGTCCTTGCAGTATGTATAACTATTGCCTAAAACACAGCGAAGTTAAAATAAGCGTTGCCGACTGTAGACTTGTCAATTTTACTGCTGTTTTGGTGGTACTGCTTATTGAAAATTGAATTTTACCATAATCTGATATTATCATTTTCTCCTGCTACGTCGTAGGTACATTGTGCTTTGCCTCGGGTAAACCTGCTAAGAAATGGACATACTGGGGCCGCAGCTATTGATGATTCATATTGATCTCTATTCCATTTTTCTGAGTTCGGGCGATTTTTAGAAATTGTATTCCAGAATTGCTAATTGCAACCGTTAGTTTCTTTCTTAACATGTTTTGTGCTGGATAGTTCACTTTGTCTTTTGTTTCCCCCTTTTTCCAATCTTAAAATtgaactagtattagtacccgcacgATGCGCGGATAATTAAAAAGAACGATCTACACCATAAAGTTTAATATGTTAATGTTAATACCATCTTTACAACCAAACATTAAAAACATTTTAAGACTCCAGTAAAACTTTCATTCCATCTCCTAATAAATGTTccataaaaaataatgatactatACAATTTGTTTGATATGAATGTTCCACAAAAAATAATGATGCTATACAATTAGCTTGATATGTAGCACGTGCCTAAGGGAACATTTTTGTAGCAAATGCTCATTACATATTGCAGTGCATTTTTCAGAAGTTGTCCTTAGTATTGAGGTTTATCACTACAAAAAAATATGAGTAAAAACTCAAAGAATTTCTGGTAAACCCCTGTCACTAAcattttggaaaattgaaaatcTAATTATGCGTAAGACACCTTACATTTCCTAATGCTTGTATTGAAAGTACGAAAATCCCAATAGTTGCATGAATTCGATCtccctaaaataaaaaaattgaaaagaaatttaAGTTAGTAAGGCGCATAAGTTGAAAAAAATACATCACAACTCGaaaaaaataacatgtaaaagagTATGTACCTTTTCatcttgaataattaattcaattaaatTAGGATTTTCTAGTTTCTCGCGATCTGGAATGTGTCATAATCTAACAACACAACCCTTTAAATTCCAACTCATTTTGGACATTAATATTTCGCTGATATAGTTATAGTTTGGAGCTATACTTTGCAGAAGTTTGTGTGGAAGCTAAACCCTAAGTAATGTAGAGAAGTCAAACATAAGCAAAAGTTGTTTGAATAAAGATTCCTAAGGAAAGACAATCTAGTAAATCAATTTTTAAGTATATGAAATCCTAATTTTTAAAAAGGTATGTGTAAATTAATTTGTATGAGTGAGTGCGCAAAAAATGATATGGATCTTCATTTTttagcttttggcttattttaattttcaacatTTTTTTGTGGTTAATTAAATTTGTTAACCACCAAGCCttaatttttcttgtctttttcctTTGACCTCTTGTtcatttttcaatatttatttcctttaatataatatagatgtaagatacaaaatgtttatttaattatttctctcttaaaaaagaatacctacaataactgaattatacacaaaatttaattaaaaatatctataataatgtatattgttcgtaaataaggtcagatacaaagctcgtactaaatatagaattattatttcaacttaaaattaatgtgtaagatacaaaacgaaattttaattgattctttctaaaaagaaggatacctaccataactgaattatacacaaaatttaattaaagatacctataatCATAGTATATTGGTCTGCTTAATGAAAATTGTGTCTTTTTTTGTGTGTACGACCAAAAGATTCTACTTTGGTCATTAAAAAGAGAacattttagtttaattaattctttcttaaaattttcagTCTTTTTAGCATAATATAGACGTAagacaaaatatttatttaattaattctttcttgaAAAAGAATACGTACCATatttgaattatacacaaaatttaattaaagatacttatagtaatgtatatgatacctatattaatatatattgttcgcaaataaggtcagatacaaagcttgtactaaatatagatttattatttcaacttaaaattaatgtgtaagatccAAAATAAAATTATAATTGATTCTTTCTCGAAAAAGGATGCCTACCATAAAAGAAATCCTTAATAGTATTAGAATCGATGATCCTGTAATTTTGTATGGCAAGTGCGAGTAATCATACATTGTCATGTCACAatgatttttttcttttacttatttttggacTTTGGTCCATAACACCTTTTTGGAAAGAattttttctttccatttttatgTCAGCAGAATATTTCATACCTTTTTCTCTTACCCATATTAACTCAAAGTATTAATTTCatatttcaacaaaatatttgtCATATGTAATATTACTCCAAATATGGTTATATATATTCACGGACAACTCTATTTCATATTTCATTCCCaccaaaaaaattaattattaattagatacaaaagaacatcaaataataattttttgacGGAAACCATGaacttatatataatataatcTAGATATGGTAATATATATTCACGGATAGCTcgatttcatctttctttcccAACAGATTTTTTATCCAATTAATATTTAGATACAAAAGAATATCgaataatatttttttcaatgttatacaaatacaataacaacaacaacaacccagtataatcccacttagcgGGGTCCGaggagagtagtgtgtacgcagaccttacccctaccctaaggTAGCATTCCTTATTGACGCCGGCGTCGCATGAGCATGGCCGACCCAAAGGGCACTGCCAAATGTTATACAAATAGAATAGAATCCAACAAATAGATTTCATAAAAGTGCCAAGTGGCTTTTTCTCAATACGCCACTTGGCTTAACTTCATGCTTcattactctccttttaatataatatagatagattgagtaagatcttattttgctgcttgactttatctaatttttatactcaataaatttttaatatcataaataaaatttaatttaattttatattttaacataCTCCAAAATATAAATGGTCATagattatctcaatttacgtatttctgtattttttattttttctattatagttttttaATGTTTTTCacttccatatttctagctaatatagaaaaaagctatgagtggatcaatatatagatataaatatagatatacatatagatacaaatatatatgtatagattagatttgtctaagatctatttagattatgtataagattcattaaactacttccattaattatatttttatttataatttttaataattaatgttgtcttaaaattgccaagtggcttcattttggCTTGCCACTTGACTTAAacacatgcttcactactctccttttaatataatatagattttaCGGTTCACAAATCAAAGAGATGCACGTAAATATTTGCCATTGTCTTTCTTGTAACTTATGATTTACTTTCAAACATGGTATACACCAAATGGCTATTCAGGGTTCGTCATTCTCATAGCCGCAATGCTTCTTATATTTCTAAAGAAAACAAAGATAATTAGAATACGGTCAGAAAGCCTTTAATCTTCTGCATCTAGAAGATTAGTAACCTGGTAAATAAAGTAAGTAATTTTGTTACAATAATTTGAATTCTGAACTGCGCTTatttgtaaaaaataaatttgCATTGGCAACGCATAAATGTTAAAACTATCGATGCAGAAGGCAATCCAAAAAAGAATTAGActttaaagattttaaaatatGAAAAAGTATTTTGGAACAAATTACAAGGAAAATAGCGCTTATGtcgggtgtgtttggtacgaaggaaaaatgtttttcaatttttccatgtttggttggctaaaatgttttggaaaatattttactTATCAATtgattttcctccaattggaggaaaatgttttccttatcaagaaaaaggaaaacatttTTCGAAGCTCTttttcaaccttccccaccctcaccacCCCACCTCCTCTCCAAAAAAaaggtttttattttattttaaatttcagtttttccgttaccaccACCCTACTACCCCTTCACCCCTCCCACCcccataatttttttttactttttttttgtaatttaaatttctgtttttttcgttttactgccccgccccctcccctccccccgaaaaaaatttaaaatatatttttcagttttaattttattatttatcggtttaaaggctcaaaattttacaagttccaaaattatgagttcggagttttatgtgtttggaagtttacgagtTTAAAAGTTATAAAGTTTATGAGTTCGAAATTCCGCGGTTTGAAAGTTTAGtagttcgaaagtttatgaaatttgtgggtctGAAAGGTTGTTGGTTTAAAAGTTTATGACTTcatatttattatatctaaattatttataaatacttttaagaagtcattttccttaatttgcgtatcaaacaccgaaaaataaataagattactgCTTATTTTCGAagaaaacattttccgttataccaaacacacaaAACATGTTTGCCGCTGGTAGGGTGAATTCATTCCGTAATTCCAATAGAGGGGTAGGGGTGAATTTGAGTTCTACTCACAAGTCAAACAGGATAAAGAGCAGTGTCTCATTTTCCCTTACTCTTTCCTAGAGTTGACACTCTCCGTCTCCTTCCACAGCTACGCCGGTTCCTTCATCCTCAAATCCTCCTCTTTCCGACGTCGTTTTCGCCTCTCTTTGTAGCCAAGGTCAGTCTAAAATTGTTACCCCTATCTCTTTTTCCGATTACATTGATTTTAAGTTATTTCAGTTTGATGTTAATGGGTGTTGATAAATGCACCTTGGGCCTAATTTAATCCCTAAAGCTAGTTCATGAAGTGAGGATTACCCAACaccatataaggagaccaagAACCTCAAATCGCACGTATGTAGGACAACTCAACTTGTCACTTGTGTTACATTATATTAAGCCTTATTTTATGTCCCATTATAGCTATTCTTATTGAGTATACCAAAGTGCATATTTTTCGTTCTTGTCATGATTTTTGTAAGTCTCATACCTGTTTTAGATGGGCAAAAGTTTAAGGTAGACatagatttgattgaaacttgaaaaaagagtttttgaagttgtgttgaaatataatttttgaaagttgaagttgtgtttggacatgcattttatttgaagaaaagttgaaattttgtgagtggaaggaaaattttcaccCAAAAACTACTCTAAACCAAAATTTGGGAACTtggaaatttttgaatttttttccccAAAACATTATCATATTTCATAAACAAACaatgttttcaatttttttttgaaaaaatgaagccACAATCTATGGCCAAAAGGGAGAAACCTGATGAAGTAGCACCATTATTACAATTTAGATTATTGCAGCTAGTAGCTTCTGTTTTTCATATGTGTATACGAGTTCTATTGTAATTGAGTAATTCAGAAATTTGATAGTGTTAAAATAGATGGAAAGCAGATCCGGATGATAATCTTGATGCATCTATCATAGGAAAAAAAGGGTGCAAAACTTTTGTATTCTTGAATTGATTGATCAATGaaattaagaagaaaaagaaaatagatgaTAATTGGCTGCTTGCGCAAGCTGATCTTTGTTGAGCTTGATTAATTGTTGTCCTTGTTTTGCTGTTAAACAGTACCCTGGCTATTGGGAGGGAACATATTTAgctgttatttgaggtgtttgcTGCCATGGCTGGTGAAGATTCAAATAGTAAGTAATTCTCATTAGTTGACTGCTTATGCAAATTTCCTGTTCTCACTCTTCAAAATTTTCAGTCTGCACTTTGTAATATATCCTTCTTGCCTTTTgtttagaaggaaaaaagaaagaagtcaAGAAAGAGACAGGTCTTGGTCTCTCTTCCAAGAAAGATGAGAACTTCGGGGAGTGGTATTCTGAGGTAAGATTGGAATGTTCAACTATTAGAGATGCTAAATGTGATATTCATGGGTGCTTCTGAGGTTATTTTGCTttgtgaaaaaaaagaagagttggAATGTGAGCTTCCCATTGCCTCAAGCAATCCAATTTTTTCTAAAGTTACACCCCCCCTCCCCAAAAGCTTATTTATTTAATGTCTTTCATTTGGCATTACAAAACTAGTTAGTGCATGACATGGAGGTACCTAATTGGGGATTTCTTGGCGCCATGTTGGGCAGGGCAAGATTAATTTCTAGTCATCTCTTTATTTCTAGTCCGTTTCTACACATTTCTGAaacctctctaccttcactaggtaggggtaaggtctgcgtccGCACTACCCtacccagaccccacttgtgggaatatactgggtttgttattgttgttctgCACATTTCTCCATCTTCTTTGTTCCAGTATTGTTTTGGCGGTGCAAGTCTTTTGTCTTTATTCACTTTCAACAGAGCCGGAATTGATTTTCCTTGTTCCCTAACATGCATCAAAAGAATCTTTGGATAACATAGGCCAACCTGAAATTCCTTGGCAAAGATCTCTATGAGATGTTCTATTATTTCATAGAAATATATGTCCCTGGCGGCAAGTTGATCATTCATGCGCAAACATAACCGAAAAAGAAAGCTTCCCTTTTGTTACCAACCTTCTTCCCCTTACTGGTGTTTTAAACCTGCCTGTATCTCCAGTTTGTTAGTAAGTTTAATGCACTCTATCAGACAAGTACTATAAGTGAATAGCTCAATGTCATGTACGTTTTGAACAACAATTGACTTTGGTATATGTCTGCTTACCTGCGGATGCATTTCTTAAGATTCCTGCTCTTTTTATGTACTTCCTGTCTTATTGCAATTACAAGTTCCTTTTTATCACATATCATGATTTTTACTTCTCCTTGACTAATAATTGTAGGTGGTTGTTTGTGGTGAAATGATTGAGTATTATGATATTTCTGGCTGCTATATCTTACGGCCATGGGCAATGTCCATCTGGGAGATATTGCAAGTATGTCCCTCAAATTGATTGTTTTGTGTGGGCCTTATTCAGGATTGAATTCTTTTTATGTCAGCTATGTTGACAATTCTTTTGAAAAGGAGATGTTATCTACATGACTGACAATTTTTCACCCCTTTCTTCATTACATTTACAATGCATTCTTAATTCTGTTTCCAGGCCTTTTTTGATGCTGAaattaagaagaagaagataaagaacTCCTACTTCCCTCTTTTTGTGTCCCCTGGTGTTCTACAAAAGGAAAAGGACCACATAGAAGGATTTGCTCCTGAGGTGAGGTGAGGCTCTTGTTGGCAAACTCGAGTTATTTTTCCACTCTGTGAAGCACTGGGAAGGCTTTGTGTTTTTTTTATACCTCTTTGTTTCCTTTCCATTTTCTGTCTTTTCGTTTTATGACACCTTGATTGTGAAACTGGATTTTATCTTCCAAAATATGTATATAAGCTGTTGCTGCTGcttttattcttctttcttcAAGGGATAATAGTAAAATGTGAAAAGGACTTTCCATTTTCTACTCTTTTAAATTTCCTTCAAAGGCATCATATAGTTTAGAAAGTTACCACAAATTTGGGTGATGTATGATTCCTAGATGTAAGATACTTTGTTCAGTAGTGTTGTTAATTTCAACAACGGTAACTTCAATCATGGTCTTCAGTTTGTAGCATCCTCTTAAGCAATCTAAAACTGTATAGCATTTGTTCATCTACTATGCTCTATAATCGGTTGTCATCATTCTTTAGGTTGCTTGGGTTACAAAAACTGGAGAATCTGATCTGGAAGTCCCCATTGCGATTCGACCAACAAGTGAAACAGTGATGTATCCTTATTTCTCTAAGTGGATAAGGGGACACCGTGACTTGCCCTTGAGACTTAACCAGTGGTGCAACGTTGTGCGGTGGGAGTTTAGCAACCCAACCCCCTTCATCAGGTTTACTTTTTGAGTTAATTCTTTTACCAGCCTCTTATCAGAAAGTTGATGTGCTCTATCTGCAACTTTGTTTTGCAACTTGTTTAAGCTAATCAAATCCTGCATTACATCTTTATGGGGAGGATGGACCTAATTGTTATCTCCTTTCTTCTACCTGCCCCGCATGTATATTTAGCTTATTCATTATAAACATCAACCTTCTATTCATTTGAGATCATCATGCTGTGTGTAACACTCCTTGCCTGTGTTCCTTACTCAGGAGCCGTGAGTTTCTTTGGCAAGAAGGACACACTGCTTTTGCAACTAAGGAGGAGGCAGATGCAGAGGTATTTCGGTTATATGTTACAGTATGCAATTGATCATTAAAAATTCTATACAGGGTAGTATCAgtgtttttttttggtaattaaatttCTTTTGTATTAATCACCAAAGAAAGACTATACAAAACCATATCCATGCTAACTCAGCTGACTATCTCAAAACTGAAAGACAAAACAAACCGTACCTATTTACAAACAAAATTATTCAATCTACTCTGTTCCTAGCCAAAACTGTTGTATGTAACTCCTAACTCGAGTAGCTACTCTAGCATTGCATATGTGTGCTATTTCTCGCACCAGGACATCATTCCCTCGATACCTTTGCTCAAGTATACATGTGTTTTTTTCTATCCATATTGCATGTGAAATGTCAGCATAGATCATTTTGAAGATGCTAGCCTTCTTGGACTTCCCTTTTCCCTGTTTGATAATCCACTGAAGATGTTGATCCCAGCAAGTGGTAGCCGTATGTGATCTTTGGACCCAAGTCGTTACTTTCTTCCAAAGTTCTCTAGTGTATGGGCATTTAACAAAGATGTGCTTCCTTGATTCATCCTGATCTTGACACATAACACACTGAGAGGTAACAGTTATACGTCAACTGGCTAGCCTATCTTTAGTTGGCAATCTACCATGGAGCAACAACGCCTTTGGCCTAGCAGTATTCTGGAAAATCAGACATTTCCAGCTTACTCTTGGTAAATCACCTAGGAGCTGCAGGTATATTTGTCTAATGATACTTTTCCTATTGTCATGTATATTATGTGTCTGCAGCAGAGTTGCTCTGGATCCAATTATTCATCTCACCATCCAGCTGGCTTGCTGAGGTATAGGCATCTGTTGGAGCTGCTGGTGTTTGATATAATATGCATTGATCCACCTTATTCCTAGCTTGTCCTGTTTATGTGTTAAGTCCCAGCAAGTTTTGGCAATAGCTGCTTTGTTCAGAGGAAGGTTGATGAGGTTAAGTCCACCATCTGACTCGGGAGTACAGATTTTTTCCCATGCTACCTAGGACATCTTGTTTATTGTATTAGTTCCAGACCAGATGTAACTTCTACAAAATGCCTCTATCATTTTCAGTACCTTAGCAGGTAAAATAAACAATTGAGCTCAGTATGCTTGTATGCCAAAGATTACAGATTGGACCAGCTGCACACGACTATCATAAGACA encodes the following:
- the LOC104246263 gene encoding proline--tRNA ligase, cytoplasmic, with protein sequence MAGKDSNKGKKKEVKKETGLGLSSKKDENFGEWYSEVVVSGEMIEYYDISGCYILRPWAMSIWEILQTFFDAEIKKMKIKNSYFPLFVSPGVLQKEKDHIEGFAPEVAWVTKSGESDLEVPIAIRPTSETVMYPYFSKWIRGHRDLPLRLNQWCNVVRWEFSNPTPFIRSREFLWQEGHTAFATKEEADAEVLDILELYRRIYEEFLAVPVSKGKKSELEKFAGGLYTTTVEAFIPNTGRGIQGATSHCLGQNFAKMFEINFENEKGEKAMVWQNSWAYTTRTIGVMIMVHGDDKGLVLPPKVAATQVIVIPVPYKDANTQGIFDACAATVKNLNESGIRAEADYRDNYSPGWKYSHWEMKGVPLRIEIGPKDLANNQVRAVRRDNGAKTDIPVANLAEQVKDVLASIQQNLFDVAKQKRDACVQVVKTWDEFAEALSQKKLILAPWCDEEDVEKDVKARTKGEMGAAKTLCSPFDQPELPEGTLCFASGKPAKKWTYWGRSY